The Montipora capricornis isolate CH-2021 chromosome 1, ASM3666992v2, whole genome shotgun sequence genome contains a region encoding:
- the LOC138015205 gene encoding alpha-1B adrenergic receptor-like produces the protein MTYNHSQEVYQDKYFTNSIVTAISLTAISTIAIGGNFLVLVSIGINRNLRSSSDLLLANLAVADLGQALLAIPFRVIEFLRADEHVTFLIPCHIVALIAILFGGASNINILLVSIDKFVAIMSPFKYNTRATEKIFIASVVMSWAWLLVFAVLPLVGWGRAEYNVSSPTCRFTTTFSGDYLITSFILIHGIPLTTTIILYLFILKAALRHSRAIAAQEFCLRTNDARVNHRSLADEDTLTNSEQHAYYENRNLPKRMRSRRPTRGARMIAVLVGVFILLNLPIVMIDLVEIWNGPTVPSAVVSVAVCLICANSAINFLIYGGWNREYKRTFRIIFACLWNFVKRPFSASRT, from the coding sequence ATGACATACAATCACTCTCAAGAAGTCTATCAAGATAAATATTTCACCAACTCTATTGTTACAGCCATTAGTTTGACAGCCATATCAACCATTGCTATCGGAGGAAATTTCCTGGTGTTGGTCTCTATTGGTATAAACCGAAACCTTCGCTCATCATCAGACCTCTTATTGGCAAATTTGGCCGTGGCAGACTTGGGCCAAGCACTCTTGGCGATTCCTTTTCGGGTCATTGAATTTCTTCGCGCAGATGAACACGTGACATTCTTAATTCCTTGCCATATCGTGGCCTTGATTGCAATTCTCTTTGGAGGTGCTTCAAACATCAATATTTTGCTCGTGAGTATTGATAAATTTGTAGCTATTATGAGTCCATTTAAATACAACACAAGGGCCACTGAGAAAATATTCATTGCAAGCGTTGTTATGAGCTGGGCTTGGTTGCTCGTCTTCGCCGTTCTGCCCCTCGTGGGGTGGGGGAGAGCTGAATATAACGTTTCTTCGCCGACCTGTCGTTTCACTACGACATTTAGTGGAGACTACCTTATAACTTCTTTCATCCTTATTCATGGAATACCATTAACAACAACCATAATTCTCTACCTTTTTATTCTCAAAGCGGCTCTTCGACACTCCCGCGCCATAGCGGCTCAGGAATTTTGTCTCAGAACGAACGATGCCCGCGTCAATCATCGTTCCCTCGCTGATGAAGATACTCTTACGAACAGCGAACAACATGCGTACTACGAGAACAGAAATCTCCCTAAGCGCATGCGCTCACGCAGGCCCACTAGAGGTGCCCGAATGATAGCTGTATTAGTAGGCGTATTCATCCTTCTCAATCTTCCAATCGTCATGATTGACCTGGTTGAAATTTGGAACGGCCCTACTGTTCCTTCGGCGGTCGTCAGTGTCGCCGTATGTTTGATTTGCGCCAATTCGGCGATAAACTTCCTCATTTATGGTGGCTGGAATAGAGAATACAAGAGAACGTTTCGTATAATTTTTGCCTGCCTGTGGAATTTCGTTAAGAGGCCATTCTCAGCATCAAggacttaa
- the LOC138045874 gene encoding solute carrier family 12 member 2-like: MMHLAGLGKMRPNTMVMGFKRNWTDKKNIDDVVDYLGVINDVFDLNYGLVILRMDEKQKREIGEQLVDGDSDNESNSIIDEDEYSKSKPRSSQTKKVETQEERESLTSPDKESSKLPEDETKSPIEKIALKEKQRGTIDVWWVYDDGGLTVLIPYLLTLHRAWKNCKLRFFSADIRSKHDYSPQRLRLANLLKKFRIDGNCVEQTEGINKKPSKESIDAFRRLPVKSELGDAPIEDQKVLRTIRIGELVRQNCTQDTRLVVISIPVPVKDVTTPLMYMSWLEVLSADLPPVLLVRGNQTNVLTFYS; the protein is encoded by the coding sequence ATGATGCATCTCGCCGGCCTTGGAAAGATGCGCCCAAACACCATGGTCATGGGCTTCAAGAGGAACTGGACGGATAAGAAGAACATAGACGACGTAGTGGACTACCTTGGAGTCATCAACGACGTCTTCGATCTCAACTACGGTTTGGTAATTCTTCGTATGGACGagaagcagaaaagagaaattGGTGAGCAGTTAGTTGATGGTGACAGCGACAACGAGTCAAATTCTATCATAGACGAGGATGAGTACTCGAAGTCGAAGCCACGTTCTTCTCAGACAAAGAAAGTGGAGACACAAGAAGAAAGGGAAAGTCTTACCAGCCCCGATAAGGAGTCTTCGAAGCTTCCTGAAGATGAAACGAAATCACCCATCGAGAAGATCGCGTTAAAGGAGAAGCAGAGAGGAACAATCGACGTTTGGTGGGTGTATGATGATGGTGGGCTCACTGTTTTGATACCTTACTTGCTGACTCTGCACCGCGCCTGGAAGAACTGCAAGCTGAGGTTCTTCTCCGCTGACATCCGCTCGAAGCACGACTACAGCCCGCAAAGGTTGCGTTTGGCTAATCTGCTGAAGAAATTCCGCATCGATGGAAACTGCGTGGAGCAGACAGAGGGTATCAACAAAAAGCCATCGAAGGAAAGCATCGACGCGTTTAGGCGACTACCTGTCAAGAGTGAGCTCGGAGATGCCCCAATTGAAGACCAGAAAGTACTAAGAACAATCCGCATAGGAGAGCTGGTGAGGCAGAATTGCACTCAAGACACGAGGCTTGTTGTAATCTCAATTCCTGTGCCCGTCAAAGATGTCACGACTCCGTTAATGTACATGAGCTGGCTCGAGGTGTTATCGGCTGATCTGCCACCAGTACTTCTCGTGCGCGGCAATCAGACAAATGTACTGACATTTTATTCGTAG